A genomic window from Salvia miltiorrhiza cultivar Shanhuang (shh) chromosome 5, IMPLAD_Smil_shh, whole genome shotgun sequence includes:
- the LOC131026436 gene encoding polyphenol oxidase I, chloroplastic-like, with product MSSVPLSTVANISSQSLFSRHKPPRLSTQIKSLRETNNGEEPPQATVDRRNLLLGIGGLYGASNLVSGDALATPIPAPDLAKCSRGTNLNLKQPLDVDCCPPFSDKAIDYKLPPAKQIRVRPAAHLADKDFIAKYEKATELMKALPADDPRNFMQQANVHCAYCNLTYDQASDPSNKLQIHFSWLFFPWHRWYLYFYERILAKLIDDPTFALPFWNWDNPKGMPMPAMFVRDNSPLYNARRNRDHLPLVDPPPYADLRFSKKFQTDPDKIVGSNLTEMYSEMVRSAVNLEDFYGAKYALGSNPDPGAGTVERGSHTAIHAWVGDPNSPAGEDMGNFYSTGRDPLFFCHHANVDRMWSVWRDLRGPKPKDFNDPDWLDTSFFFYDENAQLVRVKVRDTLDNLKMGYTFQKVEIPWLNKRPKARVRKSKVAATSDAPKATDTSVFPVKLDKVVRVLVDRPKKKRSSKEKQKEEELLVIEGIEVDTSEFVRFEVFVNDEDDDPRDVIDLAEYAGGYSQVPHKNAGNVKSKIRLGLTELLEDLDVEDDDQILVSLVPRDGGEDITIGGVKIIYV from the coding sequence ATGTCATCTGTTCCTCTTTCCACCGTGGCCAATATCTCGTCCCAGTCACTCTTCTCACGCCACAAACCGCCGCGTCTCTCCACCCAAATCAAGTCCTTGAGGGAGACCAACAACGGCGAAGAACCCCCCCAAGCCACAGTTGACCGGAGAAACCTGCTGCTCGGCATAGGTGGCCTCTATGGCGCCAGCAATCTGGTCTCCGGCGATGCTCTGGCCACTCCCATTCCAGCTCCAGATCTGGCAAAGTGCTCTCGCGGCACAAACCTCAACCTAAAGCAGCCTCTCGACGTGGACTGCTGCCCTCCCTTCTCCGACAAGGCCATCGACTACAAGCTGCCCCCCGCCAAACAGATCCGCGTCCGCCCCGCCGCCCATCTCGCCGACAAAGACTTCATCGCCAAATACGAGAAAGCCACCGAGCTCATGAAGGCCCTCCCCGCCGACGACCCCCGCAACTTCATGCAGCAAGCCAATGTCCACTGCGCTTACTGCAACCTCACATACGACCAGGCCAGCGATCCATCCAACAAGCTGCAAATCCACTTTTCCTGGCTATTTTTCCCCTGGCACAGGTGGTACTTGTATTTTTACGAGAGGATCTTGGCCAAACTGATCGATGACCCCACCTTCGCTCTGCCTTTCTGGAACTGGGACAACCCTAAGGGCATGCCCATGCCGGCCATGTTCGTCAGAGACAATTCCCCACTCTACAATGCCAGGCGCAACCGGGACCATCTGCCGTTGGTGGACCCGCCTCCGTATGCCGATCTCCGCTTCTCCAAAAAATTCCAGACCGACCCAGACAAAATAGTGGGCAGCAACCTCACGGAAATGTACTCAGAGATGGTCCGTAGCGCCGTGAATCTTGAGGACTTCTACGGAGCCAAGTACGCGCTGGGGAGCAATCCGGACCCGGGCGCCGGCACGGTGGAGCGCGGGTCCCACACGGCCATACACGCGTGGGTGGGGGATCCCAACTCCCCCGCGGGAGAGGACATGGGCAACTTCTACTCCACGGGACGAGACCCTCTCTTCTTCTGCCACCACGCCAACGTGGACCGCATGTGGTCCGTGTGGCGCGACCTCAGAGGCCCCAAGCCCAAGGACTTCAACGACCCCGACTGGCTCGACACCAGCTTCTTCTTCTACGACGAAAACGCCCAGCTCGTGCGGGTCAAGGTGAGGGACACCCTTGACAACCTCAAAATGGGGTACACCTTCCAGAAGGTGGAGATCCCGTGGCTCAACAAGAGGCCCAAGGCGCGCGTCAGGAAGTCCAAGGTCGCCGCCACCAGCGACGCGCCCAAGGCCACGGACACGAGCGTGTTCCCGGTGAAGCTGGACAAGGTGGTGAGGGTGCTCGTGGATAGGCCTAAGAAGAAGAGGAGCAGCAAGGAGAAGCAGAAGGAAGAGGAGCTGCTGGTGATCGAAGGGATCGAGGTCGACACCTCCGAATTCGTGAGGTTTGAGGTGTTCGTGAACGACGAGGACGACGACCCACGCGACGTCATCGACCTGGCCGAGTACGCCGGCGGCTACTCACAGGTGCCGCACAAGAACGCCGGCAATGTGAAGAGCAAGATCAGGCTGGGCTTGACGGAGCTGCTCGAGGATCTGGATGTTGAAGATGACGACCAGATCTTGGTCTCCCTGGTGCCCAGAGATGGAGGAGAAGATATTACCATTGGTGGGGTCAAGATCATCTATGTTTGA